AGCTGTCCGGCGGACAGAAGAAGCGGGCGGCCCTTGTCCGGGTGCTGATGAGCGAAGGGGATATCCTGATCCTGGACGAGCCCACCAACCATCTGGATCACGAGATGTCCCAGTGGCTGGAAAATTATCTGCTGAAATTCCGGGGAGCTATTGTGCTGGTAACTCATGACCGGTATTTTCTGGATCGGGTGGTGACCCGGATCGTGGAGATCGATCATGGGAAATTTTACAGCTATCCAGGCAGCTATTCCCGGTTTGTGGAGCTGAAAGCGGAGCGGCAGAATATGGAGATCGCCACGGAGCGGAAACGACAGAGCATTCTGCGCACGGAGCTGCAATGGCTCATGCGGGGGGCCAGAGCCCGTTCCACCAAGCAGAAAGCCCATATCCAGCGCATTGAACAGATGCAGGAGATCCAGGCACCGGATGTGGCGGAACAGAAGGTGGAGATGAGTTCCGTGGCCTCCCGTCTGGGGCGCAAGACCATCGAGGCGGAACATATTTCCAAGTCTTATGACGGCAAGGTGCTGTTTGATGACTTTTCCTATATTTTCCTGAAAGGTGACCGGATCGGCATTGTGGGCAGAAACGGCTGTGGCAAAAGTACGCTTTTGAAGGTGCTCACCGGCAATCTGCCGCCGGATAGCGGCAGTGTGGATTTTGGAAGCACAGTAAAGATCGCCTATTTTTCCCAGGAAAATGAAGCGCTGGATGAGCGGCTGAAGGCCATCGAGTATGTGCGGGAGGGGGCCGAATACATTCGGACGAAGGACGGCGTCATCACGGCCTCTGCCATGCTGGAGCGGTTCCTGTTTGACGGGGAGAAGCAGTGGACGCAGATTTCCCGTCTGTCCGGCGGAGAGAAGCGGCGGCTGTATCTGCTGCGTCTGCTCATGGAAGCGCCCAATGTGCTCATTCTGGACGAGCCCACCAATGACCTGGACATCCGCACGCTGACGGTGCTGGAGGACTATCTGGACGAGTTCGAGGGCATTGTCATCACCGTATCCCATGATCGGTATTTTCTGGATCGGGTGGTGCGCAGAATCTTTGCCTTCGAGGGCGGCGGACAGGTGCGCCAGTATGAGGGCGGCTACTCGGATTATGACGCCGTGCGCACCCGGGAAGGGCGAAATCCGGAGGACAGTGACAGTGTTGACGGGAAAAACAGCAGAACCGGCGCGGTAGACGGCATTGACCAGGCGGAAACGGGAAACAGCGAAGCAGCTTCCAAACGGCCGCCCCGGGAGAAAAAGTTAAAGCTTTCCTATAAAGAGGAGCGGGAAGCGGCAGTGATCGACGATGAGATCGCGGCGCTGGAGGAGAAGATTCAGGATCTGGAAGAGCAGATCTCCTCCAATGCCAGCAATTTTGTAAAATTAAATGAACTGATGGCGCAGAAGGCCCAGGCGGAGGAAGCGTTGGAACAGAAAATGGACCGCTGGGTGTATCTCAACGATCTGATGGAACAGATTGCGCGGGAACGGGCAGAAAAGAAAGGGTGATCAGGTGAAAAAGCAGACAGACAAAACCTATCATTTGATGAAAGGGGAACCTTATCCGCTGGGGGCTGTCGTGAAACATGGCGGTGTCAATTCCTGCGTGGCCCTTTCTTCTCTGGCCGAGGATGCACTTTCCCAAGAGACGAAGCCGGAGTCATGTTCTGCTGAATCGTCAGTGAAGCAAATCACACGCACAGCTTTCACAGTGGATCAAAGGCCGGGAACCCCAGCAGTCAACTCGGGGAGCGTAAAGAATCAGCAGCCGGAGGCAGAACCGACATCCCGGCTGTCCCTATGCCTTTATCATCCCGGCGAAGCCACGCCTTTCTGCCAGCTGGATTTTACAGAAGAACACCGCATTGGCGATCTTTACTTTTCCAGATTGGAGCCGCTGCCGCCCAAAGACTGCACCTATTCCTTTCTTCTGGACGGCGTGGAGTTCTGTGATCCTGCTGCCAGAAGCATCTGCGGGCGGGAGGTATTCGGCCGGGAACCGGGGCCGCTGCGGGGGCAGTTTGTCCGGGACACTTACGACTGGGACGGTGACTGTGCACCGCAGATTGCCTATGAGGATGCCATTTTGTATACCGGTCACGTGCGGCATCTGACCATGGATCCCAGCGCCCGGGTGAAAAAGAAGGGGACCTTTGCAGGGATCATAGAACGGATCCCTTATCTGCAGGCACTGGGCATCAATATGCTGGAGCTGCAGCCGGTATATGAGTTTGGCGAGCTGCTGCCAAGACCGGTGAGTTCCATGGCCTATTTTGCCCGTTCCGAAAAACAGGAGCATCATTATAAAAAGAACTGCTGGGGCTATGGCCCGGGCTTCTATTTTGCACCCAAGGCTTCTTTTGCCTGGGGAAAGGATGCGGGAAAAGAGTGTAAGGATCTGGTGAAGGCTCTGCACCGGGCGGGCATCGAACTGATCCTGGAATTCTATTTCCCGGCCCATACCTATCCGGGGCTGATGGTGGACTGCCTGAAATACTGGCTGCTGGAATACCATGTGGATGGTTTTCACATAAGCGGGTTTGACTTGCCCCTGGAACTGATCGCCAGGGAACCGCTGCTGGCGGGCGTCAAGCTGTTGGGCAATGGGTTCCGGACGGAAGAGATTTACCCGGACGGACATCTGCCGAAGGTGCGGCGTCTGGCGGAGGTGCACGACGGGCCGCAGATGGATATGCGCCGGTTCCTTCGGGGAGAGGAAGGGCAGATCGGCGGCTTTGCGGCAAGGCTGCGGAACAATCCCACGGACCGGGCGGTGGTCAATTATGTGGCTTCCCACAACGGGTTCACCCTGGCAGATCTGGTCTGCTATGAGGAGAAGCACAACGAGGCCAACGGGGAAGACAACCGGGACGGCAGCGATTATAACTGCAGCTGTAATTACGGCGAAGAGGGAAAGAGCCGGAAAAAGAAGATCAACGACATCCGGGCAAGGCAGGTGCGCAATGCCCTGCTCATGGTATTTCTCGCCCAGGGTGTGCCGTGTCTCCATGCCGGGGACGAGTGCGGCAACAGCCAGCAGGGCAACAACAATGCCTACGGTCTGGATGACCCCACTGCCTGGATCCAGTATGATCGCAGCAGGGCAGGGGACTCTCTGCGCCGTTTTACAGAGAAGCTGATCGCTTTTCGAAAGGCCCATCGGGTGTTCCATCAGGCAGGGGAACTGCAGGGCATGGATGTGTCCGGCTGCGGCTGCCCGGACATTTCTTTCCACGGCAGACATGTGTGGTATCCGGAGTTTGACGGTGTCAGCCGCCAGCTGGGGGTACTCTATGCGGGAGCCGGTGTGGGAGACAGTTATTTTTACACGGCATATAATATGTATGGAGAGGAGAAATCCTTTGCGCTGCCCCATCTGCCCAAAGGCATGTGCTGGGAGCGGGTCATCGACACGTCTCTGCCGGAGGCGGAAATGTTTCCGGAAAGCCCCGAGCAAAAGGCGTTGGAGGCGCAGAAAGAAATGATTGTAAAAGGCAGGACCGTGGTGGTACTGGAAGGTCGGCTGCCGGGAGGAAAAGATGACACAGTATGAGACAACCGAGGCGCAGGAAAACGGTATCTGCGGGAAGGAAAACGGAGGGGGCCGCGGCATAGATGGGTTCTGGCTGAAAATGCTGGCCGTGGTGACCATGCTCATCGACCATATCGGCGCTATTTTTTTTCCCGGGCGTTCTGTGGATCCGGGCCATCGGCCGTCTGTCCTTTCCTATCTATGCCTTCCTGCTGACGGAGGGCTTTCATCACACGAGAAGCACGGACAGCTATCTGAAACGGCTGGTGCTTTTTGCCTGCATTTCCGAGCCGTTTTTTGATCTGGCATTTTATGGCGAGCTCATCCATCCGGCTCACCAGAATATCTTTTTCACGCTGGCGCTGTCCCTGTTCATGCTGGATAAATGCAGGGACGAGAAGGCTTACTGGAAAAATATGGGATGGCTTCTGGGCGTTATGATCACGGCGGAGCTGCTGCATGTGGACTATGGTTGCGGCGGTGTGCTGGTGGTGCTGCTGTTTGAGCGGCTGCGGGAGCGGAAAAAACTCATGGCGGCAGCGGTGAGCCTGCTGTTTATTTTCCTGTGGGGCGGCGTCCAGAGCTTTGCGGCACTGGCGCTCCTCCCGATTCTGTTGTATAATGGGGAGCGCGACAGGAAGATCAAATACGTTTTTTATACATTTTATCCGGTGCATCTGGCCATTTTATGGCTGCTGAAACTGATCCTGGTGCAGATGTACGGATTTCAGGGGTGACATATGAGACCAATCGCACATTTTAAGACAATCACGAAACATAAGCTGCTGGTGATGCGTTACTGCTTTTCTGTGGGTCTGTACCGGCAGGGGCTGCTCCACGACATGTCCAAATATTCGCCGACGGAGTTCTGGGTGGGCGCAAAATATTATCAGGGCGTTCAGAGCCCCAACAACGCCGAACGCATGGACAGGGGCTATTCCTCGGCCTGGCTGCATCACAAGGGGCGCAACAAACACCATTTTGAATACTGGCTGGATTACAGTCTGGATCCGGACAAGTCCATTGAGGGCATGAAGATGCCGCTGAACTATGCAGTGGAGATGTTTCTGGACCGGGTGGCGGCCGGAAAAATTTATAACGGGGATGCATTTACGCCGGACGGGCCGCTGAAATATTATGAGAAGGGGCATGCCAAGACCCTTTTGCATCCCAAAACAAGGGAATTGCTGGAATTTTTACTGCATATGTATGCGGAAAAGGGAGAAAAGGCCACTTTTTCGTACATCAAAATGGAAATATTGGCGAAGAAAGACTGGAATGACTATAATAATTTCTGAATTAACCTGTTGACAGCAGAAAAGATTGTATTATTTTATGAAAAATTCAGGAAAAGGAAAGTATTTCCTAAAGACGGGTTGACAATGTTCCACAGGAAATAGTATGATAAGTGGCAAATGGATAGAGGGCAAAGGAGTCGAGAGCCTGCAGTTATCTGCAGGCCCATTGTATTTCCCTCCCATGCATGAAAGAAAAAGGAGGATATGTTATGAAAAAAGCAGTAAGTCTTATGCTGATCGCTGCCATGACCGTTGGTCTGACCGCATGCGGAAGCAGCGCAGATGACAGTGCCGCAGCTGACAGCAGCAAACAGGAGAACGAGACAGCCACAGATGCGGCTGGTACTTCTACAGATGGTGATGTGTTCGTGATCGGCGGTCTGGGACCTCTGACCGGTGCTGCAGCTTCTTACGGAATCTCCGTAAAGCAGGGCGCTGAGGTTGCCATTGATGAGATCAATGCGGCAGGCGGCGTACAGGTTGGAGACAAGACCTACACACTGGCACTGAACTTTGCAGATGACGAGGCATCCGAGGATAAGGTTATCACCGCTTACAATTCCCTGATGGATTCCGGTATCAATGCACTGCTTGGCTGCGTAACCAGTGGTGCGTGCCTGGCTGTCATCGACCAGACACAGGCAGACGGTATCCTGCAGATCACCCCGTCCGGTTCTGCAGCAGGCTGCACGGAGTATGACAATGCATTTCGCCTTTGCTTCACAGATCCGCTGCAGGGTGTTACCCTCGCTGATTATGTGACCGACACCCTTGGCCTGACCAAGGTTGCCATCATCTACAACAATGCAGATGAGTACAGCACAGGCATCACAGATGCTTTCGTTGAAGAGGCAGAAGCAAAGGGAGCAGAGATCGTTGCCAAAGAGTCCTTCGTTACTGACGATGTAGACTTCAAGACACAGCTGACTTCCATCAAGTCCACAGATGCTGAGGTGATCGTTGTACCGGCATACTATCAGGATGCTACCTACATCACACAGCAGGCCAAGGATCTCGGTATCGAGCTTCCCTTCGTAGGAAGTGACGGCTGGGACGGCGTACTGGGTACTGTGACAGATCCCAGCACCGTAGAGGGTGCAGTGTTCTTAAGCCCGTTCCTGGCAACTGACCCGGCTGTTACGGATTTCGTATCTGCATATGAGGCAGCTTACAATGCAACCCCTGACCAGTTTGCAGCAGATGGGTATGATACTGTATATGTGATCAAGGCAGCTATGGAGCAGGCGGGTTCTATCGAGAGCGCAGACCTGATCGCAGCGATGACAGAGATCAACGTTGAAGGCGTGACCGGAACAGTTACATTTAATGCAGATGGTGAGCCTGAGAAGGGTGCCAAGTTTGTTAAGATCGTAGACGGTGCTTATACGGCAGTAGAATAAGCGGTATTCTTTACTTTTGACGGTATTGGGGGACGGAAAGGAAGCTCCTTTCCGTCCCTCTTCCTTGATTCTGGCGAGTATCTTCTGAGGGGGATTCTCTCCTTTATCGTATAACACCGGCGCGTCGCCGCGCTGTGAAGGAGAGTGAGACATTCATATGAAAAACTTATTGGAACAGTTAATCAACGGGTTGAGTACAGGCAGTATTTATGCACTGATCGCTCTCGGTTATACGATGGTATACGGTATTGCGAAGATGATCAACTTTGCACATGGAGATATCATTATGGTTGGCGCCTATGCACTGTATGTCGCGGTGCTGACCCTGCATGTCCCGGTGATCCCGGCGGTCCTGATCACCATTGCCGTGTGTGCGGTACTGGGCATTACGGTGGAAAAGGTTGCCTACAAGCCGCTTCGGAAAGCGCCGCCGCTGGCCGTGCTCATCACCGCCATCGGTGTGAGCTATCTTTTACAGAATCTGGCGCTTCTGATCTTCAATGCAACGCCGATTCCTTTCCAGTCTGTCATCAAAGTGCCATCGGTGAAGATCGGCGGTCTGACGATCTCCGGTATCACCCTGGTGACTATGGCCATTATGCTGATTTCCATGATTCTGCTGACATTATTTATCAATAAGACAAAAGCGGGCAGTGCCATGCGTGCGGTATCGGAGGACAAGGGCGCTGCGGAGCTGATGGGAATCAACGTGAACCAGACGATCTCCATGACATTTGCCATTGGTTCTGCGCTGGCAGCGGTGGCAGGTATTCTCTATATCTGTCAGTATCAGTCGCTGCGGCCCACACTGGGAGCTCTTCCGGGTATCAAGGCATTCGTTGCGGCGGTACTGGGCGGCATCGGCAGTGTGCCGGGTGCTATGCTGGGCGGTATCCTTCTGGGCGTCATCGAGAGCCTTGGCAAAGCATATATATCCACAGAGCTGTCCGATGCGATCGTGTTCGGTGTCCTTGTTGTGGTATTGCTGGTGAAGCCTTCGGGACTTCTGGGCAAGCGTAAAAATGTGAAAGTGTAGGTGTTGAATATGAAGGTCAATAAGAAAATCATAGGAAGAATCCTGGTAATTGTCCTCGCCTATGCACTGGTCACATTTCTGATCAAGGGCGGTGTGTTGAATAGGCAGTATACTTCTCTGATCGTGCCCATCGGTGTCAACATTATGCTGGCGGTATCGCTGAATCTGGTCACCGGCTTTCTGGGAGAGCTTTCCCTGGGTCATGCGGGCTTTATGTCGCTGGGCGCCTATGCAGGTGCGTTATTTACGCTGAACACAGACATGGGAGATCTTCCTTCCATCATTGTGGCAATGCTCATCGGCGGTGTCGTTGCAGCGATCTTCGGTTTCCTCATCGGGGTACCGGTGCTTCGTCTGCAGGGGGATTATCTGGCCATCGTAACGCTGGCATTTGGTGAGATCATCAAATCCATCCTGAATGCGCTGAAATTCACCAACGGTCCCAAGGGACTTTCCAAGATCCCGCTGCTTTCCAACTATCAGCATTATACGCTGGTATTTATCGTGACAGTGATCACGATCCTTGTGATTTCGAATATTGTGGACAGCCGCCATGGCCGCGCTGTATGCTCTGTCCGTGACAATTATATTGCGGCAGAATCTATCGGTGTTCATGTGAGCCGCTTCAAGATTATGGCATTTGTGGTGTCTGCATTTTTTGCAGGCGTGGCCGGTGTCCTTTATGCACATAACGTCGGTATCATCAAGCCCACGACCTTCGACTATAACAAATCCATTGAGATTCTCGTTATCGTCGTTCTGGGCGGCATGGGCAGTATCCGCGGTTCCATCATTGCAGCAGTTGTCCTGACGATTCTGCCGGAGATGCTGCGCGGCGCAGATAATCTGCGTATGCTCCTGTATTCCATCGTCCTGATTGCGATGATGCTGTTCAACCAGTCCGGACTGAAGGAACGTCTCCTGGAGAGATTCTCCGGTAACAAAGAGAAGGCGGGTGAGTAGGCATGGAATTGTTGAGTGTAAAAAATTTAAGTATTTCCTTTGGCGGATTGAAGGCCGTTGATAATTTTAATATTTCTATTGAGAAAGGGCAGCTGTATGGCCTCATCGGCCCCAACGGTGCCGGAAAGACGACGGTTTTTAACCTGCTGACCGGTGTATATCAGCCGGATTCAGGCTGCATCGTCCTGGATGGAGAGAATCTGGTGGGAAAAGCGCCGGCAGATATCTGTAAGAGCGGTGTTGCCAGAACCTTCCAGAATATTCGCCTGTTTGCCAAGCTTTCTGTGCTGGATAATGTCAAATCAGCCCTTTATAATGACAAGGACATGTCTTATTCCCTGGCTGCCAGCATATTTCGTTTCCCTTCTTATTACAAGAAGGAAAAGCTCATGAATGAGAAAGCCATGGAAATTCTGCAGGTGTTTGGACTGGAAAAATATGCGAACACGTATGCATCCAACCTTCCCTACGGAAAACAGCGGGAGCTGGAGATCGCCAGAGCACTGGCAACAGAGCCAAAGCTTTTGCTGCTTGATGAGCCTGCCGCAGGTATGAACCCAAATGAGACCGCTGATCTGATGAAAACCATTCAGCTCATCCGGGACAAATTCGGAATTACGATTCTTTTGATTGAGCATGATATGAAACTGGTATCCGGTATCTGTGAGCGTCTGTCTGTGCTGAATTTCGGCACGGAGCTGGCGTCCGGGGAGACTTCGGTGGTTCTCAATGATCCGAGAGTGATCACCGCATATCTGGGAGAGTAGGAGGCAGCTGGTATGGCAATGTTGAAAGTGACAGATCTGGAAGTGTGTTACGGCGTGATCCGTGCCATCAAGGGAATTTCCTTTGAGGTAAATAAGGGAGAAGTCGTTGCACTGATCGGTGCCAATGGTGCCGGAAAGACAACGACCCTTCATACCATCACGGGCCTGATCGCACCGAAAGCCGGAAAGATCGAGTTTGAAGGAAAAGATATCACCCGGATGCCGGGACATAAGATCGTATCTCTCGGTATGGCCCATGTGCCGGAGGGCAGAAGAGTGTTCGCAGACCTGACGGTACTAGAGAACCTGAAGCTGGGTGCCTATACGAGAAAAGACAAGAACGAGATCGCAGAGACACTGAAAAAGGTGTACGAGCGGTTCCCGCGTCTGGAGGAGCGGAAAGGCCAGCTGGCCGGTACACTGTCCGGCGGCGAGCAGCAGATGCTTGCCATGGGAAGAGCGCTCATGTCTCATCCGGACATCATCCTCATGGATGAGCCGTCCATGGGACTTTCTCCCATCTATGTGAATGAGATTTTTGATATCATCCAGAGCATCAGCGCTTCGGGAACGACTGTCCTGCTCGTAGAGCAGAATGCAAAGAAGGCACTGTCTATCGCAGATCGCGCATACGTGCTGGAGACAGGAACGATTTCCCTGGAAGGCAAAGCGGATGAACTCATGAATGATGAGTCTGTGAAAAAGGCATATCTGGGAGAGTAGGATTTCCGATCAAAAAAATATGTGTATACAGAGAATGGTTATCGTCCAGGACAGCGGCAAAAGGCTGGAAGGGATGGTAACCATTTTATATTGTCTGCAAAAAATGTCGGATCACCCGCAGATAAAAGGATTTGTGCACAAACATGGATGTGTGTGTGCCGCCTTTGACCAGGAGCAGCTGTGCCCGCGGAATCTGCCGTGCCATGTACCGGGAGTGAGAAACCTTCACAAGATCCCGGGTTCCGGCAATGAGAAGTACCGGTGCCTGGATGGCCTGCAGCTGTTCTTCTGTGATCTGCGGGGAATGGCAGAGGAGCGCGGTAAGCTGCTGCCGGTGCCGGAAGAAGCTGCCCGGAAAAGGCCGATGAAAAATGGGTAAGCTTTGATTTGCCGCCGCCCGGCAAATGCGGTATTTGGCCCGGAAGAACAGGCGAACGGGAAGCAGCAGCCCATCCGGGGCACTGTTCCCGCTGACTGCAATGACGGCGATCGTCCGTGACGGGAAAAAGGGAGGCGAATTCCAGAGCGATATTGGCGCCGTCACTGAACCCCAGAAGGATGCAGGCATCTATATGCAGGCTGTCCAGAAGGGCGGCAGCATCCCTGGCCATATCTGCGGTGGTAAATTCTTTCCGGGCGCAGAAGGGTTTGATCTGTGAATGGCCGTGGGCACGGCTGTCCATCAGGACCACCCGATATTTGCGGGACAGCTGTTTCTCGTAATAAGAAAAGACCAGATGGGTCTGTGCATTGCCATGCAGCATAAGGATCGGCGTGCCGTGCCCGCTTTCTTTGTAATAGATCCATGCTTCCGGCGTGTCTGCCACGCCTTTTCTGCTTGTCACTTTTTCCATCTCTGCAGCTCCCCTTTGAAAAATGATACGATGTAGCCGCGAATGCCGTGAGGGTTCTGGATTTCAACAGTAGCGTAAAACATGCCGGGCGTGGGATATTTGGGCAGGTAAGCGTAATAGGAAGGCACCCACTGTGTGGGGCTGTATTTTTCCTTCGCCCGGTAAAGATCCCGGAATCCATAGCAGGCGTTCAGATGGTCATAGACGAACTGGAGCAGGCGCTCCACGGGATTCTTACTCCGGGCATCCAGACCGGCCAGCGGTGCCACGCCGAGGCTGCCGTAACCGACCCCTTCTGCTTTGAATACCTGAAAGGCCTCGTAGATGATCGTTTCCATCACGCCGCTGGGGGCGTCTTTTCCGTGTCTCGTCACATCCGCCATGTAGCCGTTTTTGCCAAGAAACGGGACAAAAACGATAAAAGCCACCATCTTTTCGTCGGCATTGCATGCGTAGAAGTACCGTTTATCCATGGGATTGTCAAGGCCGACGGTTCCCATGGTAAATTGCAGAAGGCCGCTCTTTTTCTCTGACAGCCATTCCGCTGTGATCCGGTTAAACTCCTGCTCCAGAGCGGTGTCCCGTTTTTCCAGTACCCGATATTCGTGGACGGTGACACCGGCTTTGGTTGCATGATTGATGTTCATCCGCATCTTGGCCCCTTTTTTGCCGCTGATCTCATAATCTGCTAGGGAAAAACGGGCTTCTTCTCCGCTTTTGACAAAACCAAAGCCCTGCTTTTCATATTCGGCAAGGAAATGATCCGTCAGGCCGAGAAAGAACAGATTGTGGGCACTGTTCTGGCAAAATTCCCGGAATTCCGTCAGAAGTGCCGGAAAATCTTCCTCTCTGCACACGGGATCTCCGTTTACGATAATGGTATTGCCCACGGTTCCATAAGGGATGACGCCATCCACACTGCGCCCGAAATACAGACATTTGTCATCTTCCAGCGTCAGATAGGAACAGGGATTCTGGCTGTACAGATTCAGCAGTGTTCTGGCATGCTGGAGTTCCTGCACCCCATGGGCCTGTTTCTGCAGCCAGGGACGCAGGGCACAGACGATGGCGGCAAGAATGCAGATCCAGCTGAACCAGAACAGAACCAGCTGGGCGCTGTGCTGACCGGTTGCCGGGGATGGCAGATCCCACATGCCGAAGATCATGCCGATTCCCTGTCCGAAGCTGTCCGTCAGGGAGACGGATGCATTGCCGGAGGCAGCAAGGCGCATATAATGCCAGGTGATCCCCACATTGCCAAGAACACCGGCCATAGCCAGGAGAACAAACAGAAATGTCTGTCTGCGGTTGCCCCGTCCGGCAGGGTAGCAGAAATCTTTGCGCAGAGCAAAAAACAAAAGAAACAGGAGCAGGTCAAAGATCATCAGGCCATTGTGCAGCGGGTGTCCCATGCCGACAAGGCCGCGCAGAAAATTCAGGACAAAGATTCCCATGGCAAAAAACCAGGCATTGTGTTTCCGTTTCCATAACTGGACGGAAAGAAAAAACAGAATCATGGAAAAGGCACGCTGTACCATCCGTCCCATTTCAATGGAAGCCTGCATATGCTGAGAAAGCCTGGATAACGGGAAAAATGTAAGCACAAAAAGGAACAGGGAAAAGACGGCCAGAAGGAGAATGGCGGTGTTTTCTGTCCGGATACGGAACCGGCGATATTTTTCCTGATTGGTATGTGATTGGGTCATAGTCATTCCTCCGGAAGAGAAAAATCCTGCAGGGCAGGTTCTCATTTTTTTCACACAAAGTGTAGTCTTTTCCATGGAAAAAATCAATAGCGGAAAACGCCATAAAAGTGAAATTTGTGTTAAAATAAAAGGAATCATGGAAAGAGGGGAAGAATCCATTTGAAGAACAATAAATACGAGATTGATATGTGCAGCGGCACCATTATGGACAAGCTGGTTTCCTTTGCGCTGCCGCTGATGCTGTCCGGCATCCTGCAGCTCATGTTCAATGCGGTGGACATTATCGTGGTGGGGCGGTTCAGCGGCAGCGGGGCACTGGCGGCAGTGGGCTCCACCACCGCGCTGATCAACGTGTTCACCAATCTGTTCATCGGCATTTCTCTGGGAGCCAATGTGCTGGCTGCCCGGTATTATGCGGCAGGCAAGGCGAAAGAAA
Above is a window of Oscillospiraceae bacterium NTUH-002-81 DNA encoding:
- a CDS encoding DUF2156 domain-containing protein; this translates as MTQSHTNQEKYRRFRIRTENTAILLLAVFSLFLFVLTFFPLSRLSQHMQASIEMGRMVQRAFSMILFFLSVQLWKRKHNAWFFAMGIFVLNFLRGLVGMGHPLHNGLMIFDLLLFLLFFALRKDFCYPAGRGNRRQTFLFVLLAMAGVLGNVGITWHYMRLAASGNASVSLTDSFGQGIGMIFGMWDLPSPATGQHSAQLVLFWFSWICILAAIVCALRPWLQKQAHGVQELQHARTLLNLYSQNPCSYLTLEDDKCLYFGRSVDGVIPYGTVGNTIIVNGDPVCREEDFPALLTEFREFCQNSAHNLFFLGLTDHFLAEYEKQGFGFVKSGEEARFSLADYEISGKKGAKMRMNINHATKAGVTVHEYRVLEKRDTALEQEFNRITAEWLSEKKSGLLQFTMGTVGLDNPMDKRYFYACNADEKMVAFIVFVPFLGKNGYMADVTRHGKDAPSGVMETIIYEAFQVFKAEGVGYGSLGVAPLAGLDARSKNPVERLLQFVYDHLNACYGFRDLYRAKEKYSPTQWVPSYYAYLPKYPTPGMFYATVEIQNPHGIRGYIVSFFKGELQRWKK